The Vigna radiata var. radiata cultivar VC1973A unplaced genomic scaffold, Vradiata_ver6 scaffold_122, whole genome shotgun sequence genome window below encodes:
- the LOC106752992 gene encoding E3 ubiquitin-protein ligase At1g63170 — MQNSTESSPASPGPVDPVPFLPQSRHVARRAPLRTATRFFRRESGRRLMLGEASVRVREAAAAEVEERQSEWAYSRPVVALDVLWNTAFLVIGASVLWRSAAEEPSVPLRTWILGYLVQGMIHSLCVLVEFRRRMMSGTNFRSNVPNHVQWSFTSESDQEFYYYEPSLQGDENCIVKYIESANTMLSFIWWTVGVYWVTLGGQSLTTEAPQLYWVSIAFLSFDVVIVLICVAVACLIGIAVCCCLPCILALLYAVTDQEGATREEIDQLPKYKFRIIKEGDIEESSRGIMIESESETATEHVVAIEDAECCICLSPYDDGAEIRELPCNHHFHCACIDKWLLINATCPLCKLDILVGNHHHEV, encoded by the exons ATGCAAAACTCTACTGAATCTTCTCCAGCTTCCCCCGGGCCGGTGGACCCGGTACCGTTCCTCCCACAAAGCCGCCACGTCGCCCGCCGTGCGCCACTACGAACAGCGACGAGGTTCTTCCGACGCGAGAGCGGGCGGCGCCTTATGCTGGGAGAGGCTTCGGTGCGCGTGCGGGAAGCGGCCGCTGCCGAGGTGGAGGAGCGGCAGAGCGAGTGGGCGTACTCGCGGCCTGTGGTGGCGCTGGACGTCCTGTGGAACACGGCGTTTCTGGTGATCGGCGCGTCGGTGCTGTGGCGGAGCGCTGCGGAGGAGCCGAGCGTGCCTCTCAGGACGTGGATTTTGGGGTATTTGGTGCAGGGAATGATCCACTCTCTCTGCGTCCTGGTTGAGTTCCGAAGGAGAATGATGAGTGGGACCAATTTCCGTTCCAATGTGCCAAACCATGTTCAATGGAGCTTCACTTCTGAAAGTGACCAAGAGTTTTATTATTACGAACCCTCTCTCCAGGGTGATGAAAACTG CATCGTAAAATACATAGAGTCAGCAAATACCATGCTTTCATTCATATGGTGGACTGTTGGAGTCTACTGGGTAACTCTTGGTGGCCAGAGTCTGACAACGGAAGCACCTCAGCTTTACTG GGTCTCTATTGCATTTCTTTCTTTCGACGTTGTCATTGTGTTGATCTGTGTCGCTGTTGCATGCCTTATTGGTATTGCTGTTTGCTGCTGTCTACCATGCATCCTTGCTCTCCTGTATGCAGTGACAGATCAG GAAGGGGCAACGAGGGAAGAGATTGACCAGTTGCCAAAATATAAGTTCAGAATAATAAAAGAAGGTGATATTGAAGAATCTTCAAGAGGAATAATGATCGAATCTGAGAGTGAGACAGCCACCGAACATGTTGTTGCCATAGAAGATGCA GAATGCTGTATCTGTCTCTCTCCATATGATGATGGTGCTGAAATCAGAGAACTTCCTTGCAACCACCATTTTCATTGCGCATGCATAGACAAATGGCTGCTAATCAATGCTACCTGCCCTCTCTGCAAGCTTGATATTTTGGTTGGTAACCACCATCATGAAGTTTGA
- the LOC106752983 gene encoding BON1-associated protein 1, whose product MEITIISAENLSMNGKPIRKDTYVVVHTQSCSKFFTTRTEEEGESNNPSWNEKFLVDGANNCITLEVQCKTWLGVKSVGAARIAVSEFDLGGFVSENSLQLLSYRLWDEKGNRNGVINFSVRVVKAPQERQSSCSMVEIEKNSRGFGKHVTMGENDAAGIVTGVPVFWNFPLNIPR is encoded by the coding sequence ATGGAGATCACGATTATATCAGCCGAAAACCTTAGCATGAACGGAAAACCAATAAGAAAAGATACTTACGTTGTTGTTCATACGCAATCATGCAGCAAATTCTTCACAACCAGGACAGAAGAAGAGGGTGAGAGCAACAACCCTTCATGGAACGAGAAGTTCTTGGTTGATGGAGCCAACAACTGCATCACGCTAGAGGTGCAATGCAAGACATGGCTGGGTGTTAAAAGTGTGGGAGCAGCACGAATAGCGGTTTCTGAGTTTGACCTTGGAGGGTTTGTTTCAGAAAATAGCTTGCAGTTGTTGAGTTATAGGCTTTGGGATGAGAAGGGTAACAGAAATGGGGTCATCAATTTCTCTGTGAGGGTTGTGAAGGCGCCACAGGAGCGTCAATCTTCGTGTTCAATGGTGGAGATTGAAAAGAATTCGAGAGGGTTTGGGAAACATGTGACAATGGGTGAGAATGATGCTGCAGGAATTGTTACTGGGGTTCCTGTTTTCTGGAATTTCCCTCTCAATATTCCaagatga